In the Solibacillus sp. FSL K6-1523 genome, one interval contains:
- a CDS encoding cysteine peptidase family C39 domain-containing protein, protein MFIVRTIVLWVVISAIINAYLMTIPIPVLRKRNYPTNYLIQKNNRIDFQTNLECAAFSTAYVLRHFGMEATGEALYTNFPSKTKAGNVYPKGIRTVLREKGFKTNYFKGNIDTLKYEVSKGNPVIVFVKTQKDRNHLHFVPVVGYDMDYIYLSESLKHLVNYGDDHGSYNRKVPINEFKKLWDIKQTYMLFYSNTYITVDAK, encoded by the coding sequence ATGTTTATCGTTAGAACAATTGTTTTATGGGTTGTGATATCAGCAATTATTAATGCCTATTTAATGACAATCCCTATACCTGTTTTACGGAAAAGAAATTATCCGACTAACTACCTTATTCAAAAAAATAACCGAATCGATTTTCAAACGAATTTGGAGTGTGCAGCATTTTCAACAGCGTATGTGTTGCGCCATTTTGGAATGGAGGCAACGGGTGAAGCGTTATATACAAATTTCCCTAGTAAAACGAAGGCAGGCAATGTATATCCAAAAGGAATCCGTACAGTTTTAAGGGAAAAGGGATTTAAAACAAACTATTTTAAAGGAAATATTGATACATTAAAGTATGAAGTGAGTAAAGGTAATCCCGTAATTGTTTTTGTTAAGACTCAGAAAGATCGTAATCATTTGCATTTTGTCCCTGTTGTAGGCTATGACATGGACTATATTTATCTTTCAGAGTCGTTGAAGCATTTGGTGAATTACGGAGATGATCACGGAAGCTATAATCGCAAAGTTCCGATTAATGAATTTAAGAAGTTATGGGATATAAAGCAAACTTATATGCTTTTTTATAGCAATACTTACATAACCGTAGACGCCAAATAA
- a CDS encoding DUF5071 domain-containing protein: protein MDNFKELLPRNKFDNDRVEMIKKMDRDKILPLLPNLLEWIQDMNWPVATSVLELLLTFPEEIIPHVQDVLSSDDDNWKWFILHYLVIELPIESRVQFREYLTRVSETPTHNELAEELDEIAKEILETI from the coding sequence ATGGATAACTTTAAAGAACTTTTGCCAAGAAATAAATTTGATAATGACCGAGTAGAAATGATAAAAAAAATGGATAGAGATAAAATATTACCTTTACTACCTAACCTCCTTGAATGGATTCAAGATATGAATTGGCCAGTAGCAACAAGCGTATTAGAACTACTTTTAACTTTTCCAGAAGAAATTATACCACATGTGCAAGATGTTTTATCTTCTGATGATGATAACTGGAAGTGGTTCATTTTACACTATTTAGTTATAGAATTGCCTATAGAATCGAGAGTTCAGTTTAGAGAGTATTTAACAAGAGTATCCGAAACACCTACACATAATGAACTCGCAGAAGAACTTGATGAAATAGCAAAAGAAATTTTGGAAACAATTTAA
- a CDS encoding DUF6366 family protein — translation MSTRKETPEQERERLYREEQKNNPSGNFNDNLNRTQSGMPNTTGMSTKEIGVLILVVLVIFIVYSILKSSRTPLGEL, via the coding sequence ATGTCTACAAGAAAAGAAACGCCAGAACAGGAAAGAGAGCGTTTATACCGAGAAGAACAAAAAAACAATCCTTCTGGGAATTTCAATGATAACCTTAATCGTACACAATCTGGTATGCCTAATACTACTGGAATGAGTACCAAAGAAATCGGAGTATTAATTTTAGTTGTTCTTGTAATTTTTATTGTTTATAGCATTTTAAAATCTTCCCGAACACCGCTTGGGGAGCTTTAA
- a CDS encoding GNAT family N-acetyltransferase, protein MFVLERSFKNKDLAQLKSVYRSVGWNKHNEAIIKKVFENSTHYVFAIENDTVIGFARAIGDGVFNAAVYDVIIHADYQGMGVARKLIEDLLEQLKEHSCIHLISTTGNESFYKKLGFKDLKTGMAIYTNPTLAKEYLR, encoded by the coding sequence ATGTTTGTATTAGAGCGTTCATTTAAAAATAAAGATTTAGCACAATTAAAGTCTGTTTATCGTTCAGTCGGTTGGAACAAGCATAATGAAGCAATTATTAAGAAAGTGTTTGAAAATAGCACACATTATGTATTTGCGATAGAAAATGACACTGTTATTGGATTTGCTAGAGCTATTGGTGATGGAGTTTTTAATGCAGCTGTTTATGATGTGATTATCCATGCTGATTATCAGGGAATGGGGGTTGCTCGTAAATTAATTGAAGATTTATTAGAACAATTAAAAGAACATTCCTGCATTCATCTTATTTCTACTACGGGCAACGAATCATTTTATAAGAAGTTAGGTTTTAAAGATTTGAAAACTGGTATGGCTATATATACAAATCCTACTCTTGCCAAGGAATATTTACGATAA
- a CDS encoding acyl-CoA carboxylase subunit beta has protein sequence MTITLDMFDKINELYDRKQVIELGGGDARIEKQHEKGKKTARERIALLLDEGSFVEINPFITHRTVDFGMEKLEGPGDGVVTGFGKINGRNVYLFAQDFTVFGGALGEMHAKKIATVMDLAAKNGTPFIGINDSGGARIQEGVLSLDGYGHIFYRNSIYSGVIPQISVIMGPCAGGAVYSPAITDFILMVDKTSQMFITGPKVIETVTGEKISAEGLGGSKVHNAVSGNAHFRAEDEDAAIAQIQQLLSYLPQNNKEKAPKQPYTAGDEYRSELVDVVPIDQTKSYDVRKVVEQVVDEGSFMEVQKEFAKNIVVGFARIAGESVGLVCNQPKFLAGGLDIDSSDKLARFVRTCDAYNVPVITFEDVSGFFPGVKQEHGGIIRHGAKILYAYSEATVPKITVILRKAYGGAYVALNSKSIGADLVFAWPNAEIAVMGAAGAANIIHAGEIAKSADPEATRAAKIEEYKEKFANPYVAASRGMVDDVIDPRETRIKLIQALDMLSTKHEERPYKKHGNIPL, from the coding sequence ATGACAATTACACTAGACATGTTTGATAAAATTAACGAACTTTATGACCGCAAGCAAGTTATTGAATTAGGTGGCGGTGATGCCCGCATTGAAAAGCAACACGAAAAAGGCAAAAAGACGGCTCGTGAGCGTATTGCATTACTTTTAGATGAAGGTTCATTTGTAGAAATTAATCCATTCATTACACACCGTACTGTAGACTTCGGTATGGAAAAATTAGAAGGACCTGGCGATGGTGTTGTCACAGGTTTTGGAAAAATTAACGGCCGTAACGTTTATTTATTCGCACAAGATTTCACGGTATTTGGTGGAGCACTTGGTGAAATGCACGCGAAGAAAATCGCAACTGTAATGGATTTAGCTGCGAAAAACGGTACACCATTTATCGGCATTAACGATTCAGGCGGCGCGCGTATTCAAGAGGGCGTATTGTCTTTAGATGGCTATGGTCATATTTTCTACCGTAACTCGATTTATTCGGGCGTTATTCCACAAATTTCAGTCATTATGGGACCATGTGCTGGTGGCGCGGTTTATTCTCCAGCAATCACAGACTTCATTTTAATGGTGGATAAAACATCTCAAATGTTCATTACAGGACCAAAAGTTATCGAAACAGTAACAGGTGAAAAAATTTCAGCTGAAGGTTTAGGTGGTTCGAAAGTACACAATGCGGTATCAGGTAATGCACACTTCCGCGCAGAAGATGAAGATGCAGCAATCGCTCAAATTCAGCAATTACTTTCTTACTTGCCACAAAACAATAAAGAAAAAGCACCAAAGCAACCGTATACAGCAGGTGACGAGTACCGTTCTGAGCTTGTAGACGTTGTGCCAATTGACCAAACGAAATCGTATGATGTGCGTAAAGTAGTGGAGCAAGTAGTGGACGAAGGTTCATTCATGGAAGTGCAAAAAGAATTTGCGAAAAACATCGTTGTTGGTTTCGCACGTATCGCAGGTGAATCAGTTGGTTTAGTATGTAACCAACCAAAATTCCTAGCAGGCGGTTTAGATATCGATTCATCAGATAAATTAGCACGTTTCGTACGTACTTGTGACGCATACAACGTGCCTGTTATTACTTTCGAAGACGTATCTGGTTTCTTCCCAGGTGTTAAACAAGAACATGGCGGAATTATTCGTCACGGCGCGAAAATCCTTTATGCATACTCAGAAGCTACTGTACCAAAAATTACAGTTATTTTACGTAAAGCTTACGGTGGTGCATATGTAGCTTTAAACTCTAAATCTATTGGTGCGGACTTAGTATTTGCTTGGCCAAACGCTGAAATCGCGGTAATGGGTGCAGCAGGTGCAGCAAATATTATCCATGCAGGTGAAATCGCAAAATCAGCAGATCCAGAAGCAACACGTGCAGCGAAAATTGAAGAGTACAAAGAAAAATTCGCAAACCCATACGTAGCAGCTTCACGCGGTATGGTTGATGACGTAATCGACCCACGCGAAACACGTATTAAATTAATTCAAGCACTAGATATGCTTTCTACAAAACACGAAGAACGTCCGTACAAAAAGCACGGAAATATTCCACTATAA
- the mce gene encoding methylmalonyl-CoA epimerase: protein MEKVDHIGIAVRDIDERITYYTNTLGLKLLKVEEVESQQVKVAFIDAGNVKIELLEPMSEKSAIHGFLEKRGEGIHHIAFGVTGIRERMAELREKGVRLLSDEPGPGAGGAEVAFLHPKDSYGVLYELCDKSGKGDN, encoded by the coding sequence GTGGAAAAAGTAGATCATATTGGTATTGCTGTTCGGGATATTGACGAACGAATTACATATTACACAAATACGTTAGGTTTAAAATTATTAAAAGTAGAAGAAGTAGAATCACAGCAAGTAAAAGTCGCTTTCATTGATGCAGGCAACGTGAAAATCGAATTGCTTGAGCCAATGAGTGAAAAAAGTGCAATCCATGGCTTTTTAGAAAAGCGCGGAGAAGGCATTCATCATATTGCGTTTGGCGTAACAGGTATCCGTGAGCGCATGGCAGAGCTACGTGAAAAAGGCGTACGCTTACTTTCAGACGAGCCAGGACCCGGTGCTGGTGGCGCTGAAGTAGCGTTTTTACATCCGAAAGATTCTTATGGTGTACTTTATGAATTATGCGATAAAAGTGGAAAAGGGGATAACTAA
- the prli42 gene encoding stressosome-associated protein Prli42 — MSNKKFQKIVVYSMVVIMLISTVAMGVAAIM, encoded by the coding sequence ATGAGTAACAAAAAATTTCAGAAAATCGTCGTTTATTCAATGGTTGTTATTATGTTAATTTCAACAGTTGCAATGGGCGTTGCTGCAATTATGTAA
- a CDS encoding aromatic acid exporter family protein: MKRFSIGYRTLKTAFGAAVAIAIAQYFDLQFFTAAGILTILCIQPTKKKSVRAVYTRIIASLTGMFYAFISFETFGYTPVVLGVVLLLFIPTIVSFGVAEGFVSSAVILMHLYSTADFTVDLLVNELSLMAIGFGMGLIVNMYMPDIESELNFYRLKIETIYKRILFEIASYLRNGDTMWDGRELIEAANVLNAAKALAFKDVENHLTRKENFYYVYFDMREKQLEIIERVLPKITALPVMTVQAPLIAAFLEELSENVHSGNTASHYREKLEIVKEEFAKMPLPQDHETFLAMAALYQFIEEMDEYLVIKQSFKPK; this comes from the coding sequence ATGAAAAGATTTTCAATCGGCTATCGTACACTAAAAACGGCTTTCGGTGCTGCTGTTGCGATCGCAATTGCCCAGTATTTTGATTTGCAATTTTTTACGGCTGCAGGTATTTTAACAATCCTGTGCATTCAGCCGACAAAGAAAAAGTCCGTTCGTGCAGTGTATACACGGATTATTGCGAGTTTGACAGGCATGTTTTATGCGTTTATCTCTTTCGAAACATTTGGTTATACACCCGTTGTATTAGGCGTTGTTTTACTGTTATTTATCCCGACAATTGTGTCATTTGGTGTAGCAGAAGGCTTTGTATCGAGTGCTGTTATTTTAATGCATCTCTACTCAACAGCGGATTTTACGGTGGATTTGCTCGTCAATGAGCTTTCTCTCATGGCTATCGGGTTTGGAATGGGGCTCATTGTCAACATGTATATGCCTGATATCGAATCGGAACTTAACTTTTATCGTCTGAAAATTGAAACGATTTATAAAAGGATTCTGTTTGAAATTGCGAGCTATTTACGGAACGGTGATACGATGTGGGATGGCAGGGAGCTGATTGAAGCAGCAAATGTGTTAAATGCTGCAAAGGCGCTTGCGTTTAAAGACGTAGAAAACCATTTAACGCGGAAGGAAAATTTTTATTATGTTTACTTCGATATGCGTGAAAAACAGCTTGAAATTATTGAGCGGGTACTGCCTAAAATTACAGCGCTGCCTGTCATGACCGTACAAGCGCCGTTAATCGCAGCGTTTTTAGAAGAGTTAAGTGAAAATGTTCATTCAGGAAATACAGCGAGCCACTATCGTGAGAAATTAGAAATTGTGAAAGAGGAGTTTGCAAAAATGCCTTTGCCACAAGATCATGAAACTTTTTTAGCAATGGCTGCGCTGTATCAATTTATTGAGGAAATGGACGAGTATTTAGTCATTAAACAATCATTTAAACCGAAGTAA
- a CDS encoding BrxA/BrxB family bacilliredoxin, whose protein sequence is MNMDYDLFMQQMTTTARAEMEAAGYEQLRTPEEVENAFARKGTTLVMINSVCGCAGGIARPAATHSVHYDKRPDHLVTVFAGQDKEATNAARYHFGEDHIPSSPSFVLLKDGQVVAEVGRFEIEGHDPMSVVTNLQGNFEEYCEEL, encoded by the coding sequence ATGAATATGGATTATGATTTATTTATGCAGCAAATGACAACAACGGCACGTGCTGAAATGGAAGCTGCAGGTTATGAGCAACTGCGCACACCAGAAGAAGTTGAAAATGCGTTTGCTCGAAAAGGCACTACTTTAGTAATGATCAACTCTGTATGTGGATGCGCAGGAGGCATTGCTCGTCCAGCAGCAACGCATTCGGTTCATTATGATAAACGTCCGGACCACCTTGTAACAGTGTTTGCAGGTCAAGACAAAGAAGCAACAAATGCAGCACGTTACCATTTTGGTGAAGATCACATTCCTTCATCTCCATCATTTGTATTATTAAAAGATGGACAAGTGGTAGCTGAAGTAGGCCGTTTTGAAATCGAAGGGCATGATCCAATGTCTGTCGTAACAAATCTGCAAGGAAACTTTGAAGAATATTGCGAAGAACTATAA
- the meaB gene encoding methylmalonyl Co-A mutase-associated GTPase MeaB yields MTKDNQEPSALFVMEGVKGGHDGMNYSNPKKFRKKKQENLDISKLAEQVRADDRTSLAKAITLIESSNTVHKEEAQKLLQELLPHTGNCIRIGITGVPGAGKSSFIEAFGTMLSKMGKRVAVLAIDPSSSLSGGSILGDKTRMEELVRQPNAFVRPSPSAGTLGGVHKKSRETMLLCEAAGYDVILIETVGVGQSETYVRGMVDFFLLLVLTGAGDELQGMKKGIMELADGIIVHKADGDNTRFARKTMQEYKQILHFLQPSTPGWMSTSLTVSSMEKKGLDDVWNMLMAFEETVKKSNYWSIRRHAQTRDWFHSMITDHLIDSFYQNSERKKQVRSLEDDILKGRLTVTQGVNALFEEK; encoded by the coding sequence ATGACGAAAGATAATCAAGAGCCAAGCGCTTTATTTGTGATGGAAGGCGTAAAGGGCGGGCATGATGGCATGAATTATTCTAACCCAAAAAAATTCCGCAAAAAAAAGCAGGAAAATCTTGATATTTCGAAATTAGCGGAGCAAGTTCGTGCAGATGATCGCACTTCCTTAGCGAAGGCCATTACGCTGATCGAAAGTTCGAACACGGTTCATAAAGAAGAGGCTCAAAAGCTTTTACAAGAATTATTACCTCACACAGGAAACTGTATTCGTATTGGGATTACAGGTGTGCCAGGTGCCGGGAAAAGCTCCTTCATTGAAGCGTTTGGGACAATGCTTAGTAAAATGGGCAAGCGGGTTGCGGTACTTGCGATTGATCCAAGTTCTTCGCTGTCTGGCGGAAGTATTCTTGGGGACAAAACACGGATGGAAGAGCTTGTGCGTCAACCGAATGCCTTCGTGCGCCCATCACCGAGCGCGGGGACATTAGGTGGCGTGCATAAAAAATCACGTGAGACGATGCTCCTATGTGAGGCAGCAGGCTATGATGTCATTCTTATTGAAACAGTCGGCGTAGGACAAAGTGAAACGTATGTGCGCGGCATGGTGGACTTTTTCCTACTGCTTGTTTTAACAGGCGCAGGCGATGAATTGCAAGGAATGAAAAAGGGGATTATGGAGCTTGCGGACGGCATTATTGTGCATAAGGCGGACGGGGATAATACTCGTTTTGCTCGTAAAACGATGCAAGAATATAAACAAATCCTCCATTTCTTACAACCATCTACACCAGGGTGGATGAGTACATCTTTAACCGTGTCATCCATGGAGAAAAAAGGGCTCGACGATGTTTGGAATATGTTAATGGCGTTTGAGGAAACGGTGAAAAAATCTAATTATTGGTCGATTCGCCGCCATGCGCAAACGCGTGATTGGTTCCATTCGATGATTACCGATCACTTAATCGATTCATTCTATCAAAATTCTGAACGCAAAAAACAAGTGCGATCATTAGAGGATGATATATTAAAAGGTCGACTTACTGTAACACAAGGTGTGAACGCACTTTTTGAGGAAAAATAA